In one Nitrospirota bacterium genomic region, the following are encoded:
- a CDS encoding NADH-quinone oxidoreductase subunit C: protein MERVLNKAIKIKEHLNEQYIEIKKDDFKDACVYLYEEKHAILRLMFATDERQIDGVFRIYAVFSIPGIDRFFIIVLPLKEDDTTFPSITPDIPTAHWYEREIKDMFGLTPKGHSDLRRLVLHDSFPTNSHPLRKDWNITESDLKEWGEGIKQKEPYKFMEVEGDGVYEIPVGPVHAGIIEPGHFRFSAVGETIFFLEPRLFYTHKGTEKHFESMRLFDGVRLAERVSGTSSFSHSAAYCMAVERIAGIEITEKAKAIRTLLLELERLYNHIGDIGNMCAGTALQVGYANGAIIKEKLMQLNERLTGSRYLRGVNVIGGVTKDVFLQSNDILSTIDTVTREYKEFMKLLLGSVSHIDRLENTGMLSKEIAQKLGITGVAARASGINDDIRKAHPHLLYDMLEFEAHTMARGDVLARMMVRAEETECSISIINTLLESNYAGALAAGINDIPAYSSSLGYAETPRGPVFYWVMSDKDGKLFRVKLRSPSYCNGPAVPFAVHGNIVPDFPLCNKSFNLSYSGCDM from the coding sequence ATGGAAAGAGTCCTGAATAAGGCGATAAAGATAAAGGAGCATCTGAATGAGCAATATATTGAGATCAAGAAGGATGACTTTAAAGATGCGTGTGTTTATCTTTATGAGGAAAAGCACGCTATTCTGAGACTCATGTTTGCAACTGATGAAAGGCAGATCGATGGTGTATTCAGGATATATGCTGTCTTTTCAATTCCTGGTATTGATAGGTTTTTCATAATTGTTTTGCCATTAAAGGAAGATGATACAACATTCCCATCCATAACCCCTGATATTCCGACAGCGCACTGGTATGAGCGCGAGATAAAAGACATGTTTGGTTTAACTCCAAAGGGGCATTCTGATTTGAGACGACTTGTGCTGCACGATTCCTTTCCAACAAACTCTCATCCATTAAGAAAGGACTGGAATATTACAGAATCTGATTTGAAGGAATGGGGCGAAGGAATTAAACAAAAAGAGCCTTATAAATTTATGGAGGTTGAAGGAGATGGAGTCTATGAAATCCCTGTTGGCCCTGTCCATGCTGGAATTATAGAGCCGGGACACTTCAGATTCAGCGCAGTTGGAGAGACCATATTCTTTCTTGAGCCGAGACTCTTTTATACGCATAAAGGTACAGAGAAACACTTTGAGAGTATGCGTCTCTTTGATGGCGTGAGGCTTGCAGAAAGGGTTTCAGGCACATCATCATTTTCACATTCAGCAGCTTATTGTATGGCAGTGGAAAGAATTGCAGGCATTGAAATAACAGAAAAGGCAAAGGCAATAAGAACCCTTCTTTTAGAACTTGAAAGGTTGTACAACCATATAGGCGACATTGGCAATATGTGTGCAGGAACCGCTCTTCAGGTGGGATATGCAAATGGGGCTATTATCAAGGAAAAGCTGATGCAGCTTAATGAAAGGCTTACAGGTAGCAGGTATCTGAGGGGAGTAAATGTCATCGGCGGTGTTACAAAAGATGTGTTTTTGCAGTCGAATGATATTCTTTCAACGATTGATACGGTAACAAGGGAATACAAAGAGTTCATGAAATTACTCCTCGGCTCTGTCTCTCATATTGACAGGCTCGAAAATACAGGCATGCTGTCAAAGGAAATAGCACAAAAGTTAGGAATAACTGGTGTTGCAGCAAGGGCATCGGGCATTAATGATGATATAAGAAAGGCACACCCTCATCTTCTTTATGACATGCTTGAATTCGAGGCACACACAATGGCAAGAGGTGATGTGCTTGCGAGGATGATGGTCAGGGCAGAAGAAACAGAATGTTCGATATCGATAATTAATACACTCCTTGAAAGTAATTATGCTGGTGCATTAGCTGCCGGGATAAATGATATTCCTGCATATTCCTCTTCGTTAGGCTATGCAGAGACGCCGAGAGGGCCGGTATTTTACTGGGTAATGTCTGATAAGGATGGTAAGCTCTTCAGGGTGAAGCTGAGGTCTCCTTCATATTGCAACGGGCCTGCAGTGCCCTTTGCTGTGCATGGCAACATAGTGCCCGATTTCCCATTGTGCAACAAGAGCTTTAATCTATCGTATTCTGGATGTGATATGTGA
- a CDS encoding hydrogenase 4 subunit F has protein sequence MIAILLIPIITAVICYVLKGHRLIGYASLAGALCLTAFSIPTIISSISSPIAMANGMLYMDALSGYIMALVIFLGVASAVYSIGYLEHELKVGLINIPGMRRYYALLHLFIFTMLLVTVANNLALMWIAIEATTIVSAILIGLGFTKRQLAIEAAWKYIILCTVGITFALLGTFIAYYASTAVMGTEGALNWTSLKAIAGKLNPSTMKLAFIFVLVGYGTKAGLAPVHNWLPDAHSQAPSPISALLSGILLNTAFYGIMRFVSIVEPSTGNIFTGNLLILFGLISIGLSSIFILVQDNYKRLLAYSSIEHICIISLGVGIGGPVGIYGALLHILNHAISKPLMFFASGKIQAHFGSTRIENVNGVLSSMPLLGILTFIGALSLAGTPPFNIFISELTILKAGVDKGMWPVVGLFLFFVVIVFYGMLSGFGRMLFGGQESGVKSHKSETKYGIPDILSNAIMIVMALFILVLGLRVPDFIDSTIKTCINVLGVK, from the coding sequence CCACAATTATCTCATCCATATCATCGCCCATTGCGATGGCGAATGGCATGCTTTATATGGATGCCCTTTCAGGGTATATCATGGCGCTGGTGATATTTCTGGGTGTAGCCTCTGCGGTTTATTCTATTGGCTACCTCGAGCATGAGCTTAAGGTCGGGCTTATAAATATACCAGGGATGAGGAGATATTATGCCCTGCTGCATTTATTCATCTTCACCATGCTTCTGGTGACTGTAGCGAATAACCTTGCCCTCATGTGGATTGCCATAGAGGCAACCACGATAGTCTCTGCCATCCTCATCGGCCTTGGATTTACCAAAAGGCAACTTGCAATAGAGGCTGCATGGAAATATATAATCCTCTGCACTGTAGGGATTACATTCGCCCTCCTTGGCACATTTATAGCATACTATGCATCCACTGCTGTTATGGGAACAGAGGGCGCATTGAACTGGACATCGCTTAAAGCTATTGCCGGTAAACTCAATCCATCAACGATGAAGCTCGCCTTTATCTTTGTCCTTGTCGGTTATGGCACAAAGGCAGGGCTTGCGCCTGTGCATAACTGGCTGCCCGATGCACACAGCCAGGCACCGAGCCCTATAAGTGCGCTTCTTTCAGGAATCCTTTTGAATACTGCATTCTATGGAATTATGAGATTTGTATCCATTGTGGAGCCATCAACGGGGAATATTTTTACAGGTAATTTGCTCATTCTCTTTGGACTTATCTCCATTGGTTTGTCTTCCATATTCATACTTGTTCAGGACAACTATAAAAGATTACTCGCATACAGCAGCATCGAACACATATGTATTATCTCCCTCGGTGTGGGGATAGGCGGGCCTGTTGGTATTTATGGTGCACTCTTACATATTCTAAACCACGCCATTTCAAAGCCCCTCATGTTCTTTGCATCTGGAAAGATTCAGGCCCATTTCGGCTCAACGAGGATTGAGAATGTTAATGGAGTGCTCTCATCAATGCCCTTGCTCGGGATCCTTACTTTCATCGGTGCATTGTCCCTTGCAGGCACACCGCCTTTTAACATTTTTATAAGTGAGCTCACAATATTGAAGGCCGGGGTAGATAAGGGAATGTGGCCTGTTGTTGGCTTGTTTTTATTCTTTGTGGTGATAGTCTTTTACGGCATGCTTTCGGGATTTGGGAGGATGTTGTTCGGCGGTCAGGAGTCAGGGGTCAAGAGTCATAAGTCAGAAACTAAATATGGTATTCCCGATATCCTTTCCAATGCAATTATGATTGTCATGGCATTATTTATTCTTGTCCTCGGCTTGAGGGTTCCTGATTTTATAGACAGCACAATAAAAACATGCATCAATGTCCTTGGGGTTAAGTGA